One stretch of Plutella xylostella chromosome 15, ilPluXylo3.1, whole genome shotgun sequence DNA includes these proteins:
- the LOC105388555 gene encoding decapping and exoribonuclease protein isoform X2: MHSDLHVSPDIYRKNFPNFGRPKIVGFMSLDSERNYHADTRQLMFARDIEDKSVNFDLNLHMDKVKHQPPNLNERITHLLQFLSDQEKRLNYSNINIDSAKFFCYRGLLTCVACTPYENREPWRIVATLFKGNIYLCARDTQDKIDRLRNMTERDKMFTSWGYKFEQFVLSDDPDSQPNPNCGVDENEEFSLVFETNLNRHTIVYGAEMDGIRCDRGPVTAPPSTELGPDAIIEYLSNKHFIELKTNRHIEFPNQDNNFRRFKTKKWWCQSFLAGVDTIVAGFRNDEGIVEQLKLYPVKDIAKMSQRFWQPNVCMNFLETFLTYVKRCLAKEVSNKFGKKALNNLQNLPLISLHFEWSPRTPVRVTDAYCYEDDPILPQWFVDRYQKTFIC; this comes from the exons ATGCATTCAGACCTTCATGTATCGCCAGACATTTATAGGAAAAACTTTCCAAACTTTGGGCGCCCAAAAATAGTTGGGTTTATGAGTTTAGATAGTGAAAGAAATTATCATGCCGATACAAGGCAACTTATGTTTGCTAGAGACATAGAAGATAAATCggtaaattttgatttaaatttgCATATGGACAAAGTTAAACACCAACCTCCTAACCTCAATGAGAGGATTACTCATTTACTACAGTTTTTGTCAGATCAAGAAAAGAGATTGAATTACAGCAACATCAATATTGATTCTGCTAAGTTCTTCTGTTATAGAGGACTTTTAACATGCGTAGCGTGTACCCCATATGAGAATCGCGAGCCTTGGAGGATTGTTGCTACTCTATTTAAGGGCAACATTTACCTATGTGCCAGAGATACACAAGATAAAATTGATAGATTGCGAAATATGACCGAGCGGGATAAGATGTTTACTTCATGGGGATATAAGTTTGAGCAGTTTGTTTTGTCAG ATGATCCAGATTCCCAGCCAAATCCTAACTGTGGTGTGGATGAGAATGAGGAGTTTTCACTTGTTTTTGAAACTAATTTGAACAGGCACACCATAGTCTATGGTGCTGAGATGGATGGAATCAGATGTGACAGGGGACCAGTGACTGCACCACCATCCACTGAACTAGGACCTGATGCTATCATAGAATACCTCTccaataaacattttatagaACTCAAAACTAACAGGCATATAGAATTTCCTAATCAAgataataattttag GCGTTTCAAAACCAAGAAGTGGTGGTGTCAGTCGTTTCTGGCGGGAGTGGACACCATTGTGGCCGGCTTCAGGAATGATGAAGGCATTGTGGAGCAGCTCAAATTGTACCCAGTGAAGGACATAGCAAAAATGTCACAg AGATTCTGGCAGCCAAATGTGTGCATGAACTTTTTGGAAACTTTTCTAACTTATGTAAAGAGATGTCTTGCCAAGGAGGTGAGCAACAAGTTTGGTAAAAAGGCCCTGAACAATCTCCAGAACTTGCCACTCATAAGTCTGCACTTTGAATGGAGTCCCAGAACGCCAGTGAGGGTCACTGATGCCTACTGCTATGAGGACGACCCCATATTGCCACAGTGGTTTGTTGATAGGTACCAAAAAAC ATTCATTTGTTAA
- the LOC105388555 gene encoding decapping and exoribonuclease protein isoform X1, whose protein sequence is MHSDLHVSPDIYRKNFPNFGRPKIVGFMSLDSERNYHADTRQLMFARDIEDKSVNFDLNLHMDKVKHQPPNLNERITHLLQFLSDQEKRLNYSNINIDSAKFFCYRGLLTCVACTPYENREPWRIVATLFKGNIYLCARDTQDKIDRLRNMTERDKMFTSWGYKFEQFVLSDDPDSQPNPNCGVDENEEFSLVFETNLNRHTIVYGAEMDGIRCDRGPVTAPPSTELGPDAIIEYLSNKHFIELKTNRHIEFPNQDNNFRRFKTKKWWCQSFLAGVDTIVAGFRNDEGIVEQLKLYPVKDIAKMSQRFWQPNVCMNFLETFLTYVKRCLAKEVSNKFGKKALNNLQNLPLISLHFEWSPRTPVRVTDAYCYEDDPILPQWFVDRYQKTYADS, encoded by the exons ATGCATTCAGACCTTCATGTATCGCCAGACATTTATAGGAAAAACTTTCCAAACTTTGGGCGCCCAAAAATAGTTGGGTTTATGAGTTTAGATAGTGAAAGAAATTATCATGCCGATACAAGGCAACTTATGTTTGCTAGAGACATAGAAGATAAATCggtaaattttgatttaaatttgCATATGGACAAAGTTAAACACCAACCTCCTAACCTCAATGAGAGGATTACTCATTTACTACAGTTTTTGTCAGATCAAGAAAAGAGATTGAATTACAGCAACATCAATATTGATTCTGCTAAGTTCTTCTGTTATAGAGGACTTTTAACATGCGTAGCGTGTACCCCATATGAGAATCGCGAGCCTTGGAGGATTGTTGCTACTCTATTTAAGGGCAACATTTACCTATGTGCCAGAGATACACAAGATAAAATTGATAGATTGCGAAATATGACCGAGCGGGATAAGATGTTTACTTCATGGGGATATAAGTTTGAGCAGTTTGTTTTGTCAG ATGATCCAGATTCCCAGCCAAATCCTAACTGTGGTGTGGATGAGAATGAGGAGTTTTCACTTGTTTTTGAAACTAATTTGAACAGGCACACCATAGTCTATGGTGCTGAGATGGATGGAATCAGATGTGACAGGGGACCAGTGACTGCACCACCATCCACTGAACTAGGACCTGATGCTATCATAGAATACCTCTccaataaacattttatagaACTCAAAACTAACAGGCATATAGAATTTCCTAATCAAgataataattttag GCGTTTCAAAACCAAGAAGTGGTGGTGTCAGTCGTTTCTGGCGGGAGTGGACACCATTGTGGCCGGCTTCAGGAATGATGAAGGCATTGTGGAGCAGCTCAAATTGTACCCAGTGAAGGACATAGCAAAAATGTCACAg AGATTCTGGCAGCCAAATGTGTGCATGAACTTTTTGGAAACTTTTCTAACTTATGTAAAGAGATGTCTTGCCAAGGAGGTGAGCAACAAGTTTGGTAAAAAGGCCCTGAACAATCTCCAGAACTTGCCACTCATAAGTCTGCACTTTGAATGGAGTCCCAGAACGCCAGTGAGGGTCACTGATGCCTACTGCTATGAGGACGACCCCATATTGCCACAGTGGTTTGTTGATAGGTACCAAAAAACGTATGCAGACAGCTAG
- the LOC105388552 gene encoding nuclear cap-binding protein subunit 2 has product MKRGYDSMSSSIEISSYRDQHFKGSRNEQDKLLRVSSTLYIGNLSFYTTEEQIYELFSKCGDLRRVIMGLDKYKKTPCGFCFVEYYEREDAENCMRYVNGTRLDDRIIRCDWDAGFIEGRQYGRGKTGGQVRDEYRTDYDGGRGGYGKIIAQKIVPNT; this is encoded by the exons ATGAAACGAGGTTATGACTCGATGAGTTCTTCTATTGAAATAAGTTCCTACCGCGATCAGCATTTTAAG GGCTCCAGAAACGAACAAGATAAATTATTACGTGTTTCCTCGACACTTTACATTGGAAATCTATCATTTTATACAACTGAAGAACAAATATATGAATTATTCTCAAAATGTGGAGACTTGAGGAGAGTAATCATGGGCTTAGATAAATATAAGAAAACTCCTTGCGGCTTTTGCTTTGTCGAGTATTATGAAAGAGAAGATGCTGAGAACTGTATGAG atatgTAAATGGTACTAGATTGGATGATAGAATAATCCGGTGTGACTGGGATGCTGGCTTCATAGAAGGTAGACAGTATGGCCGTGGGAAAACTGGTGGACAG GTGAGAGACGAATACAGAACTGACTATGACGGTGGACGTGGCGGCTACGGGAAGATCATTGCTCAGAAGATTGTCCCAAACACATAA
- the LOC105396290 gene encoding extended synaptotagmin-1, producing the protein MAEDKTMAAASKQAVGGDDGLSIVSTIYRFFKKVSIVGAVYLVGYMQWSVAWLITPVILSVLRDQWRKESEYRRELAKAAASTSEKDVVLARLSDLPAWVFFPDVERAEWLNRILLQVWPNVNHFVRALVKDSIEPAVAESLANYKLTGFKFERMILGTIAPRVGGIKVYDKNVSRDEIMMDIDLFYAGDCDISFVLQGIRGGIKDLQIHGMVRVVMRPLISKMPLVGGLQVFFLDNPNIDFNLVGAADVLDMPGFSDILRRCIVEQVARLMVLPNKLPIKLSDEIPTVDLRMPEPEGVLRIHLVKAQDLMKKDISMLGKGKSDPYAIITVGAQQWKTKHIDNNVNPQWDFWCESMVRSTANRVVVKLFDWDLTGRDENLGRCALDIAQVVRAGRLDTWQTLQQAKHGKIHLRLSWHRLSTDVSDLNIALRETQVIRNAELSSAVLSVYIDSCKKLPNARAASKPDPYLQVTLGKKTETTGVVMRTDDPVYEIGYSFLVQNPEIDVLEIKAMDQKTNSALGMLTYPVGALLKQKDLSLLTQPLNLQRAGPETKIIISMQLKIVKEAIRESDIEQEEAPKTPTEPSPPPRPAAPKPAPAPAPSTDAGDGAAAAVPSAPSSAPAEGKRVENGAPSSADDTSGESVPVEQLIRAEDATQDSELPSRSDSPKLVHRTSSITTSAGEAGLGRILISLRYSTQHQTLYVVVHKIMNIPLKDPTNVPDPYVKLYLLPGRSKDSKRKTAVIKDNCNPEYDEQFEYVIPLAELHSRQVEVSVATHKGFLGGSPVIGQVIVNLNQYDFREARTLWFDLLPETTRD; encoded by the exons GTGTCGATAGTGGGCGCGGTGTACCTAGTCGGGTACATGCAGTGGAGCGTGGCGTGGCTCATCACGCCGGTGATCCTGTCCGTGCTGCGCGACCAGTGGCGCAAGGAGAGCGAGTACCGCCGCGAGCTCGCCAAGGCCGCCGCGTCTACGTCAGAGAAGGATGTGGTGTTGGCGCGGCTGTCGGATCTGCCGGCTTGG GTATTCTTCCCAGATGTAGAACGTGCAGAGTGGCTGAACaga ATCCTGCTGCAAGTGTGGCCCAACGTGAACCACTTCGTGCGCGCGCTGGTGAAGGACAGCATCGAGCCGGCGGTGGCGGAGTCGCTCGCCAACTACAAGCTCACCGGGTTCAAGTTTGAGCGGATGATCCTCGGGACTATT GCTCCGCGCGTCGGGGGCATCAAGGTGTACGACAAGAACGTCTCCCGCGACGAGATCATGATGGACATCGACCTGTT CTACGCGGGAGACTGCGACATCTCGTTCGTGCTGCAGGGCATCCGCGGCGGGATCAAGGATCTGCAG ATCCATGGCATGGTACGCGTGGTGATGCGGCCGCTGATCTCCAAGATGCCGCTAGTCGGGGGGCTGCAGGTGTTCTTCCTCGACAACCCCAACATCGACTTCAACCTGGTCGGGGCTGCTGATGTACTGGATATGCCTGGGTTCAG CGACATCCTCCGTCGCTGCATCGTGGAGCAGGTGGCGCGGCTCATGGTGCTGCCCAACAAGCTGCCCATCAAGCTCAGCGACGAGATCCCCACCGTCGACCTGCGCATGCCCGAGCCAGAG GGAGTCCTTCGTATTCATCTCGTCAAAGCTCAAGATCTTATGAAAAAAGATATATCTATGCTTG GTAAGGGTAAGTCGGATCCGTACGCGATCATCACAGTCGGCGCGCAGCAGTGGAAGACGAAGCACATCGACAACAACGTCAACCCGCAGTGGGACTTCTGGTGCGAG TCGATGGTGCGGAGCACGGCTAACCGCGTCGTCGTGAAGCTCTTCGACTGGGACCTCACGGGGCGGGACGAGAACCTGGGCAG ATGCGCGCTTGATATTGCACAAGTTGTACGCGCTGGGCGTTTGGACACG TGGCAAACTCTGCAACAAGCGAAGCACGGGAAAATCCACCTGCGTCTGTCGTGGCACCGCCTGTCCACCGACGTGTCCGATCTGAACATT GCGCTGCGTGAGACGCAGGTGATCCGGAACGCGGAGTTGAGTTCAGCTGTGCTCTCCGTCTACATCGACTCCTGCAAGAAGCTACCG AACGCGCGAGCCGCCTCCAAGCCGGACCCGTACCTGCAAGTGACGCTCGGCAAGAAGACGGAGACCACGGGCGTGGTGATGCGCACCGACGACCCCGTGTATGAGATCGGCTACTCGTTCTTAGTACAGAACCCGGAGATTGACGTGCTGGAGATCAAG GCTATGGACCAGAAGACCAACTCAGCCCTGGGCATGCTGACCTACCCGGTGGGCGCGCTGCTGAAACAGAAGGACCTCAGTCTCCTGACGCAGCCGCTGAACCTGCAGCGCGCCGGGCCCGAGACCAAGATCATCATTAGCATGCAACTCAAG ATAGTGAAAGAAGCGATCCGCGAAAGCGACATAGAGCAAGAGGAGGCGCCCAAGACCCCCACGGAGCCgtccccgcccccgcgccccgccgcgcccaagcccgcccccgcccccgcgccttCCACAGACGCTGGTGATGGGGCAGCGGCGGCTGTGCCGTCAGCAC CTTCCTCCGCGCCCGCTGAAGGGAAGCGTGTGGAGAACGGCGCCCCCTCGTCGGCTGACGACACATCCGGGGAGTCCGTGCCCGTCGAACAACTGATACGGGCTGAGG aTGCGACTCAAGACTCCGAATTGCCGTCAAGATCGGATTCTCCCAAACTCGTTCACAGAACCTCTTCTATCACCAC GTCGGCTGGAGAAGCTGGTTTGGGCCGCATCCTGATCTCTCTGAGATACAGCACACAACATCAAACACTCTACGTAGTTGTACATAagattat GAACATACCGCTGAAGGACCCCACCAACGTCCCGGACCCGTACGTGAAGCTGTACTTGCTGCCCGGACGCTCCAAGGACTCCAAGAGGAAGACCGCT GTGATCAAAGAC aacTGCAACCCTGAGTACGATGAGCAGTTCGAGTACGTGATCCCACTTGCGGAGCTGCACTCGCGCCAGGTGGAGGTGTCGGTGGCCACGCACAAGGGCTTCCTGGGGGGCTCGCCCGTCATCGGGCAG GTAATCGTGAATCTCAACCAGTACGACTTCAGGGAAGCGCGCACACTCTGGTTTGATCTTCTACCAGAGACCACGAGAGATTAA